The Xenopus tropicalis strain Nigerian chromosome 1, UCB_Xtro_10.0, whole genome shotgun sequence DNA segment TTTTCTGCTCTCTTCTGCTTGCTGGACCTTTTGCCATCTATGTTTAAGCTCATATTTCTCCGTTTCTCCAAGTTTAGTAGCTCTTGGAAAAGTTCCTTTACATTGTAGTTCATCTTGGCTGATGTTTCCATAAAGGCACATTTCCATTCTTTGGCCAGAGCCTCAACTTCCTTTGTGTCCACTTCTCTCTGTGTTTCATCACATTTATTTCCAACCAGCATTACAGGAATGTTCTCTATGCTACCCTTGATCTGCAATATTTGCTGGTAGATTGGCTTGAGTTCCTCTATGGATTGCTTGCTAGTAACAGAGAACACCAGAATAAAGGCATGACCCTTAGAAATTGAGAGACGTTGCATTGCTGGAAATTGGTGACTTCCAGTTGTGTCCGTGATCTGCAAAGTGCAGACACTTTTGTCACAACTGATAACCTGGCGATATGTGTCCTCAATGGTGGGAATATATGTGTCCCGAAACGTTCCTTTTACAAAACGCAGGACTAGAGAACTCTTTCCAACACCTCCTGCTCCAAAAACAACTACCCGATAGTCGTTACTTTGCTCTGGCATTTTAACAGCTTGTAAAGTCCTATAACAAAAAACAAGAGGATAAATTAGTGCATGTAAGTATTAATATATATCTGTATCTCAAAAATCATAGTAAAAGAATAGAAGTTTAAAATTTACAAAGACTTTTATTCACTGTAGTAATAAGGCTAAAAATAATGGCCATTTCATGAACATTCAGCCATGGTATGCCAGTCTGATTAGTCAAAAGCACTTCTCAAAGTTAGATATATATCAGTTCAATGGATATCATTAGCATTCATTTAACTTCAAGccatggtcagactggggggtaaagggccaACCGAGGCTCCCGCCCCAAGGGCCcagcaggtgcccctgccggccgcgtcccctaaccccccataaCCCCCCTTGTAGGGCCCCCCACTCGAGCTCCTCCCCAgagtgcgtaaatttaacacgtcgcGGAGGATTAGTCAGGCAGGGAGAGCGCCGGAGAGGGTCGGATTGTGCCGCTGGggtccaccgggatttttcccggtgtcccagcggcccagtcagaccctgctTCAAGCTGAGGTCTATTAAACCAAGCTGATATGGTTGAAGAGCATGAGAAGCCCCACTGCATGAAAGATATGATTATTGGGGGCTTTTGGTGCACTTGAATATAGAGATGCACAgaatccatatattttttaatttactgaATATGGCATTCGCTTTCTAATCTGCCTTGATTTTGAATCAGAAAGAGATTATATAAAATGGGTTATCTGAATATAAATGTGTACCCTTCAACAGACCAATCCTTTTAGGgatctggtacacggggagattagtcgcccgcggcaaaactccctgctcgcgggcgactaatctccccgagttgccttccccctgccatcccaccggcgaacatgtaagtcggcggcgggatggcagacgcggcggcgcgattttgcgcaaatcgccgaaaaagactcgcgaggctttttcagcgatttcccgaaatctctcccgccgcgtctgccatcccgccggcgacttacatgttcgccggtgggatggcagggggaaggcaactcggggagattagtcgcccgctagcagggagttttgccgcggccgactaatctccccgtgtaccagagcccttaaacagagTTCAGTTGTTGTTAAATTGAACACTGAGAATTCAGCCCATTATAGCAAAAAAAGCTGGGATTCCCAAACTAAATTCTGGATTGCAGTCATAACAGAATGAGCCTTtggttgatttattttttaaaaagaaaaatcaatttaatttgattaatacaaaatatataaagcagGAATGTTATACTCATTATCACTAGTCTAATAACTAGTCGCTGTAGTTGAAAGAAAGTTTTACACCTCAGCATTAGAATAACAAATCTCAGTAAATACAAATCAAATGTGACTAATTAGCTACAATGTTTCAGGACCCAGAAGTCACTATAAATATTATTGTTCATATATCACAGTTGTTGATACCGGTAAACATAGACCAGACCAAAGAGAACAGACCAATACCCTTAAAAGCAGAAAGTCAATACACTGGGTTGCAGAGCTGCACAAACCAGAGGTCCCTTACACTTCACATTCGGGGGATTTCTGGTTATTGTGTCATTACAATTATTCTTTTCCCTGGAATCTATTATAGAGGTTTTATCCTTATCTGTGGTACACAT contains these protein-coding regions:
- the diras1 gene encoding GTP-binding protein Di-Ras1, whose amino-acid sequence is MPEQSNDYRVVVFGAGGVGKSSLVLRFVKGTFRDTYIPTIEDTYRQVISCDKSVCTLQITDTTGSHQFPAMQRLSISKGHAFILVFSVTSKQSIEELKPIYQQILQIKGSIENIPVMLVGNKCDETQREVDTKEVEALAKEWKCAFMETSAKMNYNVKELFQELLNLEKRRNMSLNIDGKRSSKQKRAEKIKGKCSIM